The following are encoded in a window of Thermostichus vulcanus str. 'Rupite' genomic DNA:
- the apcB gene encoding allophycocyanin subunit beta — MRDAVTTLIKTYDLTGRYLDRDAMDTLKSFYDSGLRRIKAVNVINLNSVDIVKTAAAGMFTQVPDLIRPGGNAYTTRRYATCLRDMDYFLRYASYAIVAADTSILDERVLAGLRETYNSLGVPIAPTVIGIQNMKVRTLELLGTDEDYSFVAEPFDYLSDGLSERDI, encoded by the coding sequence ATGCGTGATGCTGTGACCACACTGATCAAAACCTACGACCTGACAGGCCGCTACCTGGATCGGGATGCGATGGACACACTCAAGTCTTTTTATGACTCGGGGCTACGGCGCATCAAGGCAGTGAATGTAATCAATCTCAACTCAGTGGATATCGTCAAGACGGCTGCCGCGGGCATGTTCACCCAGGTGCCGGATCTGATTCGTCCGGGGGGCAATGCCTATACCACCCGCCGCTATGCCACCTGTTTGCGGGATATGGACTATTTCTTGCGCTATGCTTCCTATGCCATCGTAGCTGCCGATACCAGCATTTTGGATGAACGGGTGCTGGCGGGGCTGCGGGAAACCTACAACTCTCTCGGTGTGCCAATTGCACCGACGGTGATTGGTATCCAAAACATGAAGGTGCGAACCCTAGAGCTGCTGGGCACTGACGAAGACTACAGCTTTGTAGCCGAACCCTTTGACTACCTGAGCG
- a CDS encoding ABC transporter permease encodes MNMAQLIAILSTAIATATPLVFACVGETITERAGVINLSAEGTIMLAAMAGFATAKLTGNLWLGFGAAAAVGALFALIVAFGSISLKGSQIAIGFVLALLGADLSSFLGNPFVRIPGPTVPNLPIPILRDVPVLGPLFFRGDLLVYASYVLIGGSWFFFYRTRPGLMLRAMGEQPAAAFARGTDVIFWRYAYTLLGGSLLGIAGAAFSLDFKAGWSHRHTAGYGWIALAIVIFGGWNPLRAALGAYLFGILQSFAGVAQTTIRAVPTQVFTVAPFVLMILVLVLTSGEWWEYGLRGIPPRLRRWIQQTVKATPPAALGQIFEQD; translated from the coding sequence ATGAACATGGCTCAACTGATCGCCATCCTCTCGACCGCCATTGCGACCGCCACACCGCTGGTATTTGCCTGTGTCGGGGAAACCATCACCGAACGAGCCGGAGTGATCAATCTCTCTGCCGAAGGGACGATCATGCTGGCTGCTATGGCCGGGTTTGCCACAGCCAAGCTAACCGGAAACCTCTGGCTGGGTTTTGGGGCCGCCGCCGCGGTAGGAGCCTTGTTTGCCCTGATCGTCGCTTTTGGTTCCATAAGCTTGAAGGGATCCCAAATTGCCATCGGTTTCGTGTTGGCTCTGTTGGGGGCGGATTTATCCTCATTTTTGGGCAACCCATTTGTGCGGATCCCAGGGCCGACGGTGCCGAACTTGCCGATTCCGATTCTGCGGGATGTGCCGGTGTTGGGGCCACTCTTTTTTCGCGGTGATCTGTTGGTGTATGCCAGCTACGTTCTCATTGGGGGATCCTGGTTCTTTTTCTATCGCACTCGACCGGGCCTCATGTTGCGAGCCATGGGGGAACAACCGGCGGCAGCTTTTGCTCGCGGTACTGATGTGATCTTCTGGCGATACGCCTATACCCTCTTGGGGGGATCCCTTTTGGGTATTGCCGGAGCTGCCTTTTCTCTGGATTTCAAGGCCGGTTGGAGCCACCGACATACGGCGGGCTATGGCTGGATAGCTCTGGCCATCGTGATTTTTGGTGGTTGGAATCCGCTGCGAGCGGCCCTGGGCGCTTACTTGTTTGGGATTTTGCAATCCTTTGCCGGGGTTGCCCAAACCACCATCCGCGCTGTTCCCACCCAAGTTTTTACCGTTGCCCCCTTTGTATTGATGATTCTGGTGTTGGTGCTCACCTCAGGGGAATGGTGGGAGTATGGCTTGCGTGGGATCCCGCCGCGACTGCGGCGCTGGATTCAGCAAACGGTAAAGGCAACGCCACCTGCGGCCTTGGGACAGATCTTTGAGCAAGATTAG
- the trpS gene encoding tryptophan--tRNA ligase produces the protein MTKPRTFSGIQPSGELHLGNYLGAIKNWVAEQEHYENFFCIVDQHAITVPQDPKLLRERTCSLFALYLACGLSLEHCVLFVQSHVAAHTELAWLFNTITPMNWAERMIQYKEKKEKQGEETSVGLFSYPILQAADILLYQPKFVPVGEDQRQHIELSRDIARRFNDRFGEVFRIPEALIREEGARVMSLTDGTRKMSKSDPSDLSRIHLLDDADTVRKKIQKCKTDPIRGITFDDPARPEANNLLTIYRLTSGKSKEAVAAECADMGWGQFKPLLADSVIAALEPIQKHYHELWNNPDHLLHLMRENAAKARTIANQTLQTARDAMGFLPA, from the coding sequence ATGACCAAGCCACGCACTTTCTCTGGTATTCAGCCCTCTGGCGAACTGCATCTGGGCAATTACTTGGGGGCAATTAAAAATTGGGTGGCCGAGCAAGAGCACTACGAGAATTTCTTTTGCATTGTCGATCAGCACGCCATTACCGTCCCCCAAGATCCCAAGCTATTGAGGGAGCGTACCTGCTCGCTGTTTGCCCTCTATCTGGCCTGTGGCCTGAGCCTTGAGCATTGTGTGTTGTTTGTGCAGTCCCATGTGGCTGCTCATACGGAACTGGCTTGGTTGTTCAACACGATTACTCCGATGAACTGGGCCGAGCGCATGATCCAGTACAAGGAGAAAAAAGAGAAGCAGGGAGAAGAGACCAGTGTGGGCCTCTTTAGCTACCCGATTTTGCAGGCAGCAGACATTTTGCTCTATCAGCCCAAGTTTGTGCCGGTGGGGGAGGATCAGCGGCAGCACATCGAACTGAGTCGGGATATTGCCCGTCGCTTTAACGACCGCTTTGGTGAGGTGTTTCGCATCCCAGAAGCCCTGATTCGGGAAGAGGGAGCCCGGGTGATGAGCCTGACGGATGGTACCCGCAAGATGTCCAAATCGGATCCCTCGGATTTGAGCCGTATTCATCTCCTCGACGATGCCGATACGGTTCGCAAGAAGATTCAAAAGTGCAAAACTGACCCGATTCGCGGCATCACCTTCGACGATCCGGCCCGCCCAGAAGCCAACAATCTGCTCACCATTTACCGACTCACCTCCGGCAAAAGCAAAGAGGCGGTGGCGGCTGAATGTGCCGACATGGGCTGGGGACAGTTCAAACCGCTCCTGGCGGACAGCGTGATTGCTGCCCTAGAACCGATCCAGAAGCACTACCACGAACTCTGGAATAACCCCGACCATTTGCTCCACTTGATGCGAGAAAATGCTGCCAAAGCCCGTACCATTGCCAATCAAACGCTGCAAACCGCTCGGGACGCGATGGGCTTTCTGCCCGCCTAA
- a CDS encoding DMT family transporter → MPQPALFSQPIWQRLLMIAPFFLWGSAMVVMRDALAETTPLFIAILRLLPAGILVLAFRLWQGRGSQAQSHPKPWHPQGLRGWLWVVAFALVDGTCFQGFLAQGLTETGAGLGSVLIDSQPLAVALMATWFYRERMGSLGWVSLGIGVLGIGLIGLSGGGSLHLSSGVLWMLMASLSMAIGTVMMPKVAEVADPVLATGWHMVLGSLPLILLSGLTETQQWQGLSGSHWLGLLYASVLGSALAYALFFYFASQENLTEFSSLTFLTPVFALLFGSTFLGESLTRLQWLGVAITLICVYLINHRQEWQARLQLGWKGILSELGLGWVLSTVEIRDGNPDR, encoded by the coding sequence ATGCCCCAACCTGCCCTGTTTTCTCAGCCTATCTGGCAACGCCTGCTGATGATCGCCCCTTTCTTTCTCTGGGGTTCGGCGATGGTGGTGATGCGGGATGCCTTGGCGGAAACCACGCCGCTCTTCATCGCCATTCTGCGGTTGCTGCCGGCTGGGATCCTGGTGCTAGCCTTCCGACTTTGGCAAGGGCGTGGCTCTCAGGCTCAATCTCACCCCAAACCCTGGCATCCCCAGGGGCTACGGGGCTGGCTGTGGGTAGTGGCTTTTGCGCTAGTGGATGGCACCTGTTTTCAGGGGTTTTTGGCCCAAGGGTTAACCGAAACCGGCGCGGGCTTGGGATCTGTGTTGATTGACTCGCAACCCTTGGCTGTTGCCTTGATGGCCACCTGGTTTTATCGGGAACGGATGGGATCCCTCGGTTGGGTCAGTCTCGGCATTGGGGTACTAGGCATTGGCCTCATCGGCCTATCGGGTGGGGGATCCCTGCACCTCAGCTCCGGTGTGCTTTGGATGTTGATGGCCTCTTTGTCGATGGCGATTGGCACCGTGATGATGCCGAAGGTGGCAGAAGTCGCTGATCCAGTCTTGGCGACGGGTTGGCACATGGTGTTGGGCAGCCTGCCTTTGATCCTCCTCTCGGGACTCACGGAAACTCAGCAGTGGCAGGGCTTAAGCGGATCCCATTGGCTTGGATTGCTCTATGCTTCAGTGCTGGGTAGTGCGCTGGCCTATGCCCTCTTTTTCTATTTCGCTTCCCAAGAGAATCTGACCGAATTTAGCTCCCTCACCTTTTTAACCCCTGTCTTTGCCCTTCTATTCGGCAGCACCTTCCTAGGAGAATCCCTGACACGGCTGCAGTGGTTGGGGGTGGCCATCACCCTCATTTGTGTCTATCTGATCAACCACCGCCAGGAATGGCAAGCTCGGCTACAACTGGGGTGGAAAGGGATCCTCTCGGAATTGGGCTTGGGTTGGGTGCTGAGTACCGTCGAAATTCGGGATGGGAACCCGGATCGCTAG
- a CDS encoding chlororespiratory reduction protein 7 — MSVHNSDYSDYEPEQLRAASHYVLLMPGLPEQFLSPEELQAFLEQLLQEHPHLVDADLARYPTPQAQAQRLIDTACEVEVTPGEILQWHPVRLNKRASNPLRFGSL, encoded by the coding sequence ATGTCAGTCCATAACTCAGACTACTCAGACTACGAGCCCGAACAGCTACGCGCCGCTAGCCACTACGTGCTGCTCATGCCCGGCTTGCCAGAACAGTTTCTCAGCCCTGAGGAGTTGCAGGCATTTCTGGAACAGTTGTTGCAGGAACACCCTCATCTGGTAGATGCGGATCTGGCCCGTTACCCCACCCCCCAAGCGCAAGCGCAACGGCTGATTGATACGGCTTGTGAAGTCGAGGTCACCCCCGGCGAGATTTTGCAGTGGCACCCCGTGCGCCTGAATAAGCGGGCCTCAAATCCCCTCCGTTTCGGATCGTTATGA
- a CDS encoding photosystem I assembly protein Ycf3 encodes MPRSMKNDNFIDKSFTVMADLILKLMPGVSSDQKKAFAYYRDGMAAQGDGEYAEALDNYKEALALEEGEEDRSYILYNMGLIYQSNGEIDKALEHYQQALELNPRLCSALNNIAVLLHHRGEASLEAGDEEAAEALFDEAAQYWIRAIRIAPNNYIEAQNWLKITGRANLEVY; translated from the coding sequence ATGCCGCGCAGCATGAAGAACGACAACTTCATTGACAAGAGCTTCACCGTCATGGCGGATCTGATTCTCAAACTGATGCCAGGGGTGAGTTCCGACCAGAAAAAAGCCTTTGCCTACTACCGGGATGGCATGGCTGCCCAAGGGGATGGAGAATACGCCGAAGCCCTGGATAACTACAAAGAAGCCCTCGCTCTAGAGGAAGGGGAGGAAGACCGCAGTTACATCCTCTACAACATGGGCTTGATCTATCAAAGCAACGGTGAGATCGACAAAGCCCTCGAGCACTACCAACAGGCCCTAGAACTCAATCCGCGTCTGTGCTCTGCATTGAACAACATCGCCGTGCTGCTACACCATCGGGGCGAAGCCAGCCTGGAAGCCGGAGATGAAGAAGCAGCCGAGGCCCTGTTTGATGAGGCGGCCCAATACTGGATTCGTGCCATTCGCATTGCCCCCAACAACTACATCGAGGCGCAAAACTGGTTAAAAATCACCGGGCGAGCCAATCTGGAAGTGTACTGA
- the gatC gene encoding Asp-tRNA(Asn)/Glu-tRNA(Gln) amidotransferase subunit GatC, which translates to MLKREEVQHVAHLARLELSEEEEIQFTEQLADILAYVEQLKELDTEGVEPTFHVLDMELPTRLDEVQPYPDTEGILSNAPDRADTFFKVPRILDAEE; encoded by the coding sequence ATGCTGAAACGGGAAGAGGTACAACACGTTGCTCATTTGGCTCGTCTGGAGCTGAGTGAGGAAGAGGAGATCCAGTTTACAGAGCAGCTAGCGGACATTTTGGCCTACGTGGAGCAACTGAAGGAGCTGGATACAGAAGGCGTCGAGCCCACCTTCCATGTGTTGGATATGGAATTGCCCACCCGCCTGGATGAGGTGCAACCCTACCCAGATACGGAAGGGATCCTCTCCAATGCTCCCGACCGTGCCGATACCTTCTTTAAGGTGCCCCGCATTCTGGATGCGGAAGAGTAA
- a CDS encoding FHA domain-containing protein yields the protein MTGSGSPQLRHVLVLDDPQGRRALILDAATYSLGRDPQNSIPLQSSSISRQHALLLRVPASSGYRYRILDGNAEGKRSTNGIRLNGIPCTSQDLEDGDLIEFGPDTKARYYRREMTEEEIGRYAESLEYRSIKASTVSLKSTDLFGDKRDRVLLLQPREYQRSGVLRPGIPHPVLGLIFQNQCYYCERLLGTDLEEAIEQCRSRLEHPLEEREFCLLVQDDYGYRLALHQPQLVAVAYDSFLATTCQQMRRDIRVEDRRWRLRKFEKCFVGSDAVTWLAGHFQISRPEAVQVGQECLQRRLFLHVLEEQNFADEGYYYRFREDGGPEERVVG from the coding sequence ATGACTGGTTCTGGATCCCCACAGTTGCGTCATGTGTTGGTGCTGGATGACCCACAGGGACGGCGAGCCCTAATCTTGGATGCGGCCACCTATTCTTTGGGCCGGGATCCGCAAAACTCGATTCCGCTCCAGTCCAGCTCCATTTCCCGACAACATGCGCTGTTGCTGAGGGTGCCCGCCAGCTCTGGCTATCGCTACCGCATCTTGGATGGCAATGCCGAAGGGAAACGTAGCACCAATGGGATCCGGCTGAATGGGATCCCTTGTACCTCCCAGGATTTGGAAGATGGGGATTTGATCGAATTTGGCCCCGATACCAAAGCTCGTTACTACCGCCGCGAAATGACCGAAGAAGAGATCGGACGGTATGCCGAGTCACTGGAGTACCGCAGCATCAAAGCCAGCACCGTCAGCCTGAAAAGCACCGATCTGTTTGGGGATAAGCGGGATCGGGTCTTGCTGCTGCAACCCCGTGAATATCAACGGAGCGGTGTGCTGCGCCCAGGGATCCCGCATCCGGTTTTGGGACTGATCTTTCAAAATCAGTGTTACTACTGCGAGCGGCTATTGGGAACCGATCTAGAGGAGGCCATAGAGCAATGTCGGAGCCGTCTGGAGCATCCTCTGGAAGAACGGGAATTTTGTCTGTTGGTTCAAGATGACTACGGGTACCGGCTGGCCCTACATCAACCGCAGTTGGTGGCTGTGGCCTACGACTCCTTCTTAGCAACCACCTGTCAACAAATGCGGCGGGACATCCGAGTCGAAGATCGGCGTTGGCGGCTGCGCAAGTTTGAAAAGTGTTTTGTGGGCTCGGATGCAGTGACTTGGTTGGCGGGCCACTTTCAGATCAGCCGGCCTGAGGCGGTACAGGTGGGTCAAGAGTGTCTCCAGCGGCGCTTGTTTTTGCATGTGCTGGAAGAACAGAATTTTGCCGATGAGGGCTATTACTATCGCTTCCGGGAAGATGGCGGCCCAGAAGAGCGAGTGGTGGGGTGA
- the truB gene encoding tRNA pseudouridine(55) synthase TruB produces the protein MGSLEGFLNLDKPAGFTSHDCVAVVRRVLRTRKVGHGGTLDPAATGVLPMAVGRATRFLSFLSGDKAYRATFRLGQRSDTDDAEGQIQVGSPCPNLGREQVEQLLQEFMGEIEQVPPLYSAIKRQGKKLYQWARAGVEASELQLEPRRVVIHRLQIVQWRPGDFPEIDLEITCEPGTYIRAIARDLGEKLGCGGLMSRLRRLQSGPFRIEESLPLDLWQGSVDPTAALLPIETGFLHWDPIVLSPDGAKRWQQGQAIDLDPPYPNSETVRVLDNDGQFLGLGQRQDTLLKPLRVLLPDP, from the coding sequence ATGGGATCCCTGGAGGGCTTTCTCAACCTGGATAAACCGGCAGGCTTCACCTCCCACGACTGTGTGGCGGTGGTACGGCGGGTGTTGCGCACCCGTAAGGTGGGCCATGGGGGCACTTTAGATCCGGCGGCAACAGGGGTTTTGCCGATGGCTGTGGGGCGAGCGACGCGGTTTTTGTCCTTTTTGTCCGGCGATAAAGCCTACCGCGCCACCTTCCGTTTGGGGCAACGCAGCGATACCGACGATGCTGAAGGGCAGATCCAGGTGGGATCCCCTTGTCCTAACCTAGGCCGGGAACAGGTGGAGCAGCTCTTGCAGGAGTTTATGGGGGAGATTGAGCAGGTGCCGCCTCTCTACAGCGCCATCAAACGGCAGGGCAAAAAACTCTATCAGTGGGCTCGGGCCGGTGTGGAAGCCTCGGAACTGCAACTGGAGCCGCGCCGGGTGGTGATTCATCGACTGCAGATTGTGCAATGGCGACCTGGAGACTTCCCCGAAATTGATCTGGAGATCACCTGCGAACCGGGTACTTACATTCGTGCCATCGCCCGTGATCTGGGGGAGAAATTGGGCTGCGGAGGACTGATGAGCCGGTTGCGGCGCTTACAAAGTGGCCCGTTTCGCATTGAGGAGAGTCTGCCCCTGGATCTCTGGCAGGGATCCGTCGATCCCACCGCGGCGCTCCTGCCGATCGAAACGGGTTTTTTACACTGGGATCCGATAGTGCTATCCCCCGATGGGGCCAAACGGTGGCAGCAGGGGCAAGCAATCGACCTCGATCCGCCCTATCCCAACTCCGAGACCGTGCGGGTGCTGGACAATGATGGCCAGTTTTTGGGGTTGGGGCAACGTCAGGACACGCTGCTCAAGCCGCTGCGGGTGTTGCTGCCGGATCCCTGA